The Humulus lupulus chromosome 4, drHumLupu1.1, whole genome shotgun sequence genome has a window encoding:
- the LOC133832945 gene encoding secreted RxLR effector protein 161-like, translating to MGKAKSVSTPLAPHFKLTKDQSPKTKAERTYMDNVPYASGVGSLMYSMVCTRPDLAQAMSIISRFIFYPGEPHWEALKWILRYVKGTLDIGLVYDSKLNNIKVVAGYVDSDYARCLDTRRYTTGYVFTAQGGCISWKATLQKVVALSSIEAEYMVATEAIKEAIWIKGLTKELGFNSDNITVYFDNQSALHLMKNPMSHERSKHIDIKLHFIRDVIANKEGHVMKFWNLNIVRSESPLLYIASAQYILKLALAVSPWS from the exons ATGGGTAAGGCCAAGTCAGTAAGCACTCCCCTGGCTCCTCACTTCAAGTTGACCAAAGACCAATCTCCTAAAACTAAAGCTGAAAGAACCTACATGGATAATGTACCTTATGCTAGTGGGGTTGGAAGCCTAATGTATTCTATGGTCTGTACTCGACCTGATTTGGCTCAAGCAATGAGCATAATTAGCAGGTTTATTTTTTATCCTGGAGAACCTCATTGGGAAGCTCTTAAATGGATACTAAGATATGTCAAGGGCACTCTTGATATTGGTCTGGTCTATGATTCAAAACTTAACAACATAAAGGTGGTAGCTGGTTATGTTGACTCTGATTATGCAAGATGCTTGGACACTCGAAGATATACTACTGGTTATGTTTTCACAGCTCAAGGTGGATGCATTAGTTGGAAAGCCACTCTACAAAAAGTTGTCGCCTTATCCTCAATTGAGGCTGAATATATGGTTGCAACAGAGGCCATTAAGGAAGCCATCTGGATTAAAGGATTGACAAAAGAGCTTGGTTTCAACTCTGATAACATCACAGTATACTTTGACAATCAAAGTGCCCTTCACTTAATGAAAAATCCTATGTCCCATGAACGATCCAAGCACATTGACATTAAGCTTCATTTCATTCGGGATGTTATTGCCAACAAAGAGGGTCATGTGATGAAG TTTTGGAACTTGAACATTGTAAGGAGTGAATCTCCATTGTTGTACATTGCTTCTGCTCAATATATTTTGAAGCTTGCTTTGGCTGTTTCCCCGTGGAGTTGA